Proteins from one Aythya fuligula isolate bAytFul2 chromosome 23, bAytFul2.pri, whole genome shotgun sequence genomic window:
- the KIAA1522 gene encoding uncharacterized protein KIAA1522 homolog, with the protein MVVFMGRNLSSLLAFFKKGSAKAENDKRLSVQYKPGEECPDNVFFPSTRPPHLEELHNQAREGLKSLQHQEKQKQTKSAWDHGDTNSLQSCASSEDDSVSFRSRAASCLTDSTSEDALSIRSEMIQRKGSTFRPHDSFAKSSERAGRKRKERRTTVLGIPQHVQKELGLRNSREAKGHAANGRGGSQAPQPLLNGGQVSGDAIRIPTIDGNLPPLDVPGGARVRLGALEEADKALQKHIDRVYYDDTLLGRKTAAKLSPMARPKSLAVPGMTTSASPQELLSPVMSISPQGTYMSKIIPNAILPPMVDVVALTRSSVRTLSRCSLVSSSPASVRSLTRFSEHSARSREPSSSSDNWSHSQSTETIVSNSSTISSQGGSDRRQPEAGPRSEVDAAGRSDTDQVSVYSSASFASTCSKPAVAPAHTAHGLLAVGPRSVSGSSGRASPAFSTSSQAEGSDTGSLASERSSARSVSLRKMKKPPAPPRRTYSLHQKVEEGEPKVLGLPPKPDRRPQRESGVPWSPRSEPFSPTVEDEVFSPSSLSETSSVRSESLAGTSSPEASRGSPGPGDRGVTVVLREPTAQPKWSCLDGSDRTMSPSSGYSSQSGTPTLPTKGLGPPAASPGRVQPQKPDRVCSLQSPALSVSSSLTSISSSASDPAPSETPNCTQSRSDRFIIPPHPKVPAPFFLPPIKLQPPAAPAAPLAPSPDPPVPSITSQEPSTKPGTKSPPPSPPPAYHPPPPPAKKAEASPEPACEAPAEATWPPPPPPAPEVHDLSMADFPPPDEAYFSSLSLPDAVPAPAAGQKQAPNPEAASSLLSATISSRVQQQDPPAGAARPPSPTKPPPEAVVPPPPPLPPPSAPAPPPQPGLKKAANGSRADAKKEPASRSKSGPVPKEDASLPIVTPSLLQMVRLRSVSVEPPAGAGTGAEERPVPQKPVRRALSTRQPPPAKDAVPSNQLQAAVHLKAAALSAGEAAAASGMVEKPPGSKTAQPGPEGPPADGQLSPRHKSPTSTASFIFAKSSKKLVIETASSPEAQADLKRNLVAELMNFSGQRSAAPAAAQQGPGKSQVLRKPGKVPPPVAKKPSLGPGPAPSSLSPKAPEALGSPMPDGKAKAAPAEESRTQSEPAATAEGRSAAAPGTEPPAQDRRGETA; encoded by the exons ATGGTGGTTTTCATGGGCAGGAACCTCTCCTCGCTTCTGGCGTTCTTCAAGAAGG gCTCTGCCAAGGCTGAGAACGACAAGCGGCTGAGCGTGCAGTACAAGCCGGGCGAGGAATGCCCCGACAACGTCTTCTTCCCCAGCACGCGGCCCCCGCacctggaggagctgcacaaCCAGGCCCGCGAGGGGCTCAAGTCCCTGCAGCACCAAg agaagcagaagcagacCAAAAGTGCCTGGGACCACGGGGACACCAACAGCCTCCAG TCCTGCGCGTCCTCGGAGGATGACAGCGTGTCCTTCCGCAGCCGGGCGGCTTCCTGCCTCACCGACAGCACCTCCGAGGACGCCCTCTCCATCCGCTCCGAGATGATCCAGCGGAAAG GTTCCACCTTCCGTCCGCACGATTCCTTCGCCAAATCTTCGGAGAGGGCTggcaggaagaggaaggagaggaggacaACGGTGCTGGGCATCCCCCAGCACGTCCAGAAGGAGCTGG gtCTCAGGAACAGCCGGGAGGCCAAGGGACACGCTGCCAACGGGCGCGGGGGCAGCCAGGCACCGCAGCCCTTGCTGAACGGTGGGCAGGTCTCCGGCGATGCCATCCGCATCCCCACCATCGATGGGAACCTGCCACCTCTGGATGTCCCCGGCGGTGCCCGCGTCCGCCTGGGAGCCTTGGAGGAGGCGGACAAAGCCCTGCAGAAGCACATCGACCGCGTTTACTACGACGACACGTTGCTGGGGAGGAAGACGGCGGCCAAGCTGTCGCCCATGGCGAGGCCGAAGTCACTGGCCGTGCCGGGCATGACCACCAGCGccagcccccaggagctgctgagccccGTCATGTCCATCTCACCCCAGGGCACCTACATGTCCAAGATCATCCCCAACGCCATCCTGCCGCCCATGGTGGACGTGGTGGCCCTGACGCGCAGCAGCGTGCGGACGCTGAGCCGCTGCAGCCTGGTGTCATCCAGCCCAGCCTCGGTGCGCTCCCTCACCCGCTTCTCGGAGCACAGCGCCCGCAGCCGCgagccctcctcctccagcgACAACTGGAGCCACTCGCAGTCCACCGAGACCATCGTCTCCAACAGCTCCACCATCTCCTCGCAGGGCGGCTCCGACCGCCGCCAGCCCGAGGCGGGGCCGCGCAGCGAGGTGGACGCAGCGGGACGCTCCGACACCGATCAGGTCAGCGTCTACAGCTCCGCCAGCTTCGCCAGCACCTGCTCCAAGCCCGCCGTGGCCCCCGCGCACACAGCGCACGGGCTGCTGGCCGTGGGGCCCCGCAGCGTGAGCGGCAGCAGCGGCCGGGCGTCCCCCGCCTTCAGCACGAGCAGCCAGGCAGAGGGCTCGGACACGGGCAGCCTGGCGAGCGAGCGCTCCTCGGCACGCAGCGTCTCCCTCAGGAAGATGAAGAAGCCCCCGGCGCCCCCTCGCAGGACCTATTCTCTGCACCAGAAGGTGGAGGAGGGGGAACCCAaagtgctggggctgccccccaaGCCTGACCGGCGGCCCCAGCGGGAGAGCGGCGTGCCCTGGTCCCCCCGCTCCGAGCCCTTCAGCCCGACGGTCGAGGACGAGGTTTTCTCCCCGTCGTCGCTGAGCGAGACCAGCAGCGTCCGCTCCGAGAGCCTGGCTGGCACCAGCTCCCCCGAGGCCtcgcggggcagccccgggccggGTGACCGTGGCGTGACGGTGGTGCTGAGAGAACCCACGGCTCAGCCCAAGTGGAGCTGCCTGGACGGCTCCGACCGCACCATGTCCCCCTCCAGTGGCTACTCCAGCCAGAGCGGGACCCCCACGCTGCCCACCAAGGGGCTGGGCCCCCCGGCTGCTTCCCCGGGCAGGGTCCAGCCCCAGAAGCCGGACCGGGTGTGCTCCTTGCAGTCCCCGGCGCTGTCCGTCTCGTCCTCCCTCACCTCCATCTCTTCCTCGGCCTCGGACCCGGCTCCCTCGGAGACGCCGAACTGCACGCAGAGCCGCTCGGACAGGTTCATCATCCCACCGCACCCCAAGGTGCCCGCTCCTTTCTTCCTGCCACCCATAAAGCTCCAgccacccgcagcccccgccgcccccctcgCCCCCTCGCCAGACCCACCGGTGCCCAGTATCACCAGCCAGGAGCCCTCCACCAAGCCCGGCACCAAGTCTCCTCCGCCGTCGCCGCCTCCTGCCTACCACCCGCCTCCACCGCCGGCTAAGAAGGCGGAGGCGAGCCCGGAGCCTGCCTGCGAGGCCCCTGCGGAGGCCACCTGgcccccaccacccccaccaGCCCCCGAGGTGCACGACCTGTCCATGGCGGACTTCCCCCCTCCGGATGAAGCctatttctccagcctgtccctgcCAGATGCCGTGCCGGCTCCGGCAGCTGGGCAGAAGCAGGCCCCGAACCCGGAGGCTGCGTCTTCCTTGTTATCAGCCACCATCTCCTCGCGtgtccagcagcaggaccctcCAGCCGGGGCAGCGCGGCCGCCGTCCCCCACCAAGCCTCCCCCCGAGGCCGTCGtgcccccgccgcctcctctccccccaccttCAGCTCCGGCTCCGCCGCCCCAACCCGGCCTGAAGAAGGCTGCGAACGGCTCCCGGGCGGATGCCAAAAAGGAGCCGGCGTCGCGGAGCAAGAGCGGCCCAGTGCCCAAGGAGGACGCCAGCCTGCCCATCGTCACGCCCTCGCTGCTGCAGATGGTGCGGCTGCGCTCCGTCAGTGTGGAGCCGCCTgccggggccgggaccggggctGAAGAGCGGCCGGTGCCCCAAAAGCCCGTCCGCCGGGCCCTGTCCACGcggcagccccctcctgccaAAGACGCGGTGCCTTCGAACCAGCTCCAAGCCGCCGTGCACCTCAAGGCGGCCGCTTTGTCTGCCGGCGAGGCCGCGGCAGCCTCCGGGATGGTTGAGAAACCCCCGGGCAGCAAAACGGCTCAGCCCGGCCCCGAGGGGCCGCCCGCGGACGGGCAGCTCTCCCCCAGGCACAAATCTCCCACCTCCACCGCCAGCTTCATCTTCGCCAAGAGCTCCAAGAAGCTGGTGATCGAGACGGCCTCGTCGCCCGAGGCGCAGGCCGACCTGAAGAGGAACTTGGTGGCCGAGCTGATGAATTTCTCGGGGCAGCGCTCGGCGGCCCCGGCCGCTGCCCAGCAGGGCCCAGGGAAATCACAAGTGCTCCGAAAGCCCGGCAAGGTGCCCCCGCCCGTCGCCAAGAAGCCTTCGCTCGGCCCAGGGCCGGCCCCGTCCTCCCTGAGCCCCAAAGCACCCGAGGCGCTGGGCTCCCCCATGCCGGACGGGAAGGCCAAGGCAGCCCCGGCGGAGGAGAGCAGGACTCAGAGCGAGCCGGCAGCGACGGCCGAGGGCAGGAGCGCTGCAGCCCCGGGCACGGAGCCACCGGCACAAG ACAGACGAGGAGAGACAGCCTGA
- the YARS1 gene encoding tyrosine--tRNA ligase, cytoplasmic: MQRAEAAAMEAAPSPQEKYQLITRNLQEVLGEDKLSAILKEREVKIYWGTATTGKPHVAYFVPMSKIADFLKAGCEVTILFADLHAYLDNMKAPWELLELRTRYYENVIKAMLESIGVPLEKLKFVRGTDYQLSKEYTLDVYRLSSMVTQHDAKKAGAEVVKQVEHPLLSGLLYPGLQALDEEYLKVDAQFGGVDQRKIFTFAEKYLPSLGYAKRIHLMNPMVPGLTGSKMSSSEEDSKIDLLDRKEDVKKKLKKAFCEPGNVENNGVLSFIKHVLFPLKSEFVILREEKWGGNKTYTDYEALEKDFAEQVVHPGDLKNSVEVALNKLLDPIREKFNSPELKKLTNAAYPNPSKAKPAEKGTKNSEPENIVPSRLDIRVGKVISVEKHPDADSLYVEKIDVGEPEPRTVVSGLVQFVPKEQLQDRLVVLLCNLKPQKMRGVESQGMVLCASSLGEPRQVELLDPPAGCCAGERVYVEGYEDGEPDDELKPKKKVFEKLQADFRVSEDCVAQWKQRDFLTKLGSISCKSLKGGSIS; this comes from the exons ATGCAACGCGCGGAGG CTGCCGCCATGGAGGCCGCGCCCAGCCCGCAGGAGAAGTACCAGCTCATCACCCGCAACCTGCAG GAGGTGCTGGGCGAGGACAAGCTGTCGGCCATCCTGAAGGAGCGGGAGGTGAAGATTTACTGGGGCACCGCCACCACGGGCAAGCCGCACGTCGCCTACTTCGTGCCCATGTCCAAGATCGCAGATTTCCTGAAAGCGGGATGCGAg GTGACGATACTCTTCGCTGACCTCCACGCTTACCTGGACAACATGAAGgccccctgggagctgctggagttgCGCACTCGCTATTACGAGAACGTGATCAAGGCCATGCTGGAGAGCATCGGGGTGCCCctggaaaagctgaagtttgTCCGGGGCACGGACTACCAGCTCAGCAA GGAGTACACGCTGGACGTGTACCGCCTCTCCTCCATGGTGACGCAGCACGACGCCAAGAAGGCAGGAGCGGAGGTGGTGAAGCAGGTGGAGCACCCCTTGCTGAGCGGGTTGCTCTACCCAGGCCTGCAG GCCCTGGATGAGGAGTACCTCAAGGTCGATGCGCAGTTCGGAGGAGTTGATCAGAGGAAGATCTTCACCTTTGCAGAGAAG TACCTCCCTTCCCTGGGCTACGCCAAGCGCATCCACCTGATGAACCCGATGGTTCCCGGCCTGACGGGAAGCAAAATGAGCTCGTCGGAAGAG GACTCCAAGATCGACCTCCTGGACCGCAAGGAGGATGTgaagaagaagctgaagaaggcTTTCTGTGAGCCCGGGAACGTGGAGAACAACGGCGTCCTCTCCTTCATCAAGCACGTCCTCTTTCCCCTCAAGTCAG AGTTTGTGATTCTGCGGGAAGAAAAATGGGGAGGAAACAAAACCTACACGGACTACGAGGCCCTGGAGAAGGACTTTGCTGAGCAG GTTGTGCATCCCGGGGACCTGAAGAACTCGGTGGAAGTGGCCCTGAACAAACTGCTTGACCCCATCAGAGAGAAGTTCAACAGCCCGGAGCTGAAGAAGCTGACCAACGCGGCCTATCCCAACCCCTCCAAAGCCA AGCCTGCAGAGAAAGGCACCAAGAACTCGGAGCCGGAGAACATCGTCCCGTCCCGGCTGGACATCCGCGTTGGCAAAGTGATCAGCGTGGAAAAG CACCCGGACGCCGACAGCCTCTACGTGGAGAAGATCGACGTGGGCGAGCCCGAGCCCCGCACTGTGGTCAGCGGCCTGGTGCAGTTCGTCcccaaggagcagctgcaggacaggctggtggtgctgctctgcaaccTCAAGCCCCAGAAGATGCGGGGCGTGGAGTCGCAGGGCATGGTGCTGTGCGCCTCCAG cctgggggAGCCGCGGCAGGTGGAGCTCCTGGACCCGCCGGCTGGGTGCTGCGCTGGGGAGCGTGTTTATGTGGAGGGCTACGAGGACGGGGAGCCCGATGACGAGCTCAAGCCGAAGAAGAAAGTCTTCGAGAAGCTGCAG GCCGATTTCCGTGTCTCCGAGGACTGCGTTGCCCAGTGGAAGCAGAGAGACTTCCTCACCAAGCTGGGGAGCATCTCGTGTAAAAGCCTGAAGGGGGGCAGCATCAGCTAA